From the Lancefieldella sp. Marseille-Q7238 genome, one window contains:
- a CDS encoding PLP-dependent transferase, with translation MAKTTREILSEYATHMGTGHCRLVPLSVWEALVSQLCAVEGEKGGQAARPEGLALLKDVQVARPESFAPLCQWRAELVEPLFGNPICVADIKGRARELAALRENDATTPATTPATPATTPFLIADVRRFGCELSPACRLGARLAVDADPGFPGFVVVGIAKHAHPQIAEVVETAAVDADSVQAAPGSDEAREARRTSRHRANDAAAVIAAYLRAHPKVVQLRYPGLKDTEQFKIASTQLIGGFGPIIDVQTQDQPGIWRRLEANDTDPKQQILKLAL, from the coding sequence TTGGCTAAGACAACGCGCGAAATTCTCTCTGAGTACGCAACGCATATGGGAACAGGCCACTGCCGGCTTGTTCCCCTTTCTGTATGGGAAGCACTTGTGTCACAGCTTTGTGCCGTTGAGGGCGAGAAGGGCGGACAAGCCGCAAGGCCGGAGGGGCTCGCGCTCCTGAAAGACGTGCAAGTCGCAAGGCCGGAGAGTTTCGCGCCTCTATGTCAATGGCGCGCTGAGCTTGTGGAACCTCTTTTTGGAAACCCCATTTGTGTGGCGGATATCAAAGGCCGCGCGCGTGAGTTAGCAGCGCTGCGCGAAAACGATGCTACCACGCCTGCTACCACGCCCGCCACGCCTGCCACCACGCCGTTTCTTATAGCTGATGTGCGCCGATTTGGCTGCGAGCTCAGTCCGGCGTGTCGTTTAGGCGCGCGGCTTGCCGTTGATGCAGATCCGGGGTTTCCCGGCTTCGTAGTCGTGGGCATTGCCAAACACGCTCATCCACAGATTGCCGAGGTAGTTGAAACGGCGGCGGTGGATGCTGACAGCGTGCAAGCGGCTCCCGGCTCGGACGAGGCGCGAGAAGCCCGACGTACTTCTCGCCACCGCGCAAACGACGCCGCGGCAGTGATTGCGGCGTATCTGCGCGCGCATCCCAAGGTGGTTCAACTCAGGTATCCGGGGCTCAAAGACACCGAGCAATTCAAGATTGCCTCAACGCAGCTTATCGGCGGCTTTGGTCCGATTATTGATGTTCAGACTCAAGATCAGCCCGGTATCTGGCGCCGACTTGAAGCCAACGATACGGACCCTAAGCAGCAAATACTGAAGCTTGCGCTATAA
- the thrS gene encoding threonine--tRNA ligase, with protein MKVLYNDGHVGEITDAAEELHVIRHTAAHMLAQAIKRLYPEAMFAYGPATENGFYYDVDLGDAKINTEDFLALEAEMKKIAKENLKIETFELPRDEAIKLMEERGEKYKVEHIGDLDLSERITFYQQGEYIDMCVGPHLLYTKGVKAFKLTGVSGAYWKADKNNKMLTRVNGVAFATKDELAQHLKMLEEAEKRDHRKIGREMELFMMSDFGPGSPFWLPNGMAVRNALTDYWHEMMVAFNYEEVLTPQILSRSLWETSGHWDHYKENMYTTSVDEEDFAIKPMNCPGACLIYKNRPRSYRDLPLKLAEAGLDHRYEMKGALHGLFRVREFTQDDAHIFIRPDQITEQVADASHLITAYYAQFGFPYRVELSTRPDNSMGSDEDWERAEQGLKDALASMGIEYVLNEGDGAFYGPKIDFHLTDCLGRSWQCGTIQLDFQLPHNFQLEYVDTDGTKKQPIMIHRAGFGSFDRFIGILTEHYEGKFPVWLAPCQVKVLPVSEKSRDYAHQVADAIQAAGIRVKVDDRDEKIGYKIREARSLDRVPYMLIIGEKEVEAGNISVRDRTNETTPSALDDFIARVKKENDERLG; from the coding sequence ATGAAGGTTCTCTATAACGACGGCCACGTAGGAGAAATTACTGACGCCGCCGAAGAGTTGCATGTCATCAGGCACACGGCAGCTCACATGCTGGCTCAAGCCATCAAGCGTCTGTATCCCGAGGCAATGTTCGCCTATGGTCCTGCCACTGAGAACGGCTTTTACTACGACGTTGACCTCGGCGACGCCAAAATAAACACGGAGGATTTCCTAGCCCTTGAGGCGGAGATGAAAAAAATCGCCAAAGAAAACCTCAAGATTGAGACGTTTGAGCTGCCTCGTGACGAGGCTATCAAGCTGATGGAGGAGCGCGGCGAGAAGTACAAGGTAGAACATATTGGCGACCTTGATCTGTCCGAGCGCATCACTTTTTATCAGCAAGGCGAATACATCGATATGTGCGTGGGACCGCATCTTCTCTACACCAAGGGCGTCAAGGCGTTCAAGCTGACGGGCGTCTCGGGCGCGTATTGGAAGGCCGACAAGAACAACAAGATGCTCACGCGCGTGAATGGCGTGGCGTTTGCTACGAAAGACGAGCTTGCGCAGCATTTGAAGATGCTTGAAGAAGCCGAGAAGCGCGATCACCGTAAGATCGGCCGTGAGATGGAACTCTTTATGATGTCCGACTTCGGTCCGGGTTCGCCGTTCTGGCTTCCTAACGGCATGGCGGTTCGCAACGCGCTGACCGACTACTGGCACGAAATGATGGTTGCGTTCAACTATGAGGAAGTTCTGACGCCGCAGATTCTTTCCCGCTCTCTATGGGAAACTTCGGGCCACTGGGATCACTATAAGGAGAACATGTACACCACCTCGGTGGATGAAGAGGACTTCGCTATCAAGCCCATGAACTGCCCTGGTGCCTGCCTTATCTATAAGAATAGACCGCGCTCGTATCGCGACTTGCCCCTGAAGCTTGCCGAAGCCGGACTTGACCACCGCTACGAGATGAAGGGCGCTCTTCATGGTCTCTTTCGGGTGCGTGAGTTTACCCAAGACGACGCCCACATTTTCATTCGTCCCGATCAGATTACCGAGCAGGTTGCTGACGCGTCGCACCTGATTACCGCTTATTACGCGCAGTTTGGCTTCCCGTACCGCGTTGAGCTTTCTACGCGTCCCGATAACTCAATGGGCTCTGATGAGGATTGGGAGCGTGCCGAGCAGGGTCTCAAGGATGCGCTTGCGTCTATGGGCATCGAATATGTGCTTAACGAGGGTGACGGCGCGTTCTACGGACCTAAGATTGACTTCCACCTCACCGATTGCCTCGGACGTTCCTGGCAGTGCGGCACCATTCAGCTTGACTTCCAGCTGCCGCATAACTTCCAGCTAGAGTACGTTGACACTGACGGTACCAAGAAGCAGCCTATCATGATTCACCGCGCGGGTTTTGGTTCCTTCGACCGCTTTATCGGTATCCTGACCGAGCATTACGAGGGCAAGTTCCCGGTTTGGCTGGCTCCCTGCCAGGTCAAGGTACTTCCCGTGTCCGAGAAATCACGCGATTACGCGCACCAGGTGGCTGACGCGATTCAGGCGGCCGGTATCCGCGTCAAGGTTGACGACCGAGACGAGAAGATTGGCTACAAGATTCGCGAGGCTCGCTCCCTAGATCGCGTGCCGTATATGTTGATTATCGGCGAGAAAGAAGTTGAGGCCGGCAATATCTCCGTTCGCGACCGCACCAACGAGACCACTCCAAGTGCGCTTGATGATTTTATCGCGCGCGTCAAAAAGGAGAATGACGAGCGCCTTGGCTAA
- a CDS encoding zinc ribbon domain-containing protein, translating into MQEILDQIITPEVRMVLYLMVICVVMLYILSIIYVIRDAQRRGAEPWWMWAVISVVPIVGLLAYVILRPSSYLIDREEQDLDIALREHQLSHYGICPKCSAPIDRDFIVCPICNTQVRNVCPTCHRPLNADWKVCPYCRTRIQ; encoded by the coding sequence ATGCAGGAAATTCTCGACCAGATCATCACCCCTGAGGTTCGTATGGTTCTCTACCTCATGGTCATCTGCGTGGTTATGCTCTACATCCTTTCCATTATCTACGTCATTCGCGACGCTCAACGCCGCGGCGCTGAGCCATGGTGGATGTGGGCGGTTATCTCGGTCGTTCCTATCGTGGGTCTTCTGGCGTATGTCATTTTGCGTCCTAGCAGCTACCTCATTGACCGTGAGGAGCAAGACTTGGACATTGCCCTTCGTGAGCATCAGCTTTCGCACTACGGCATTTGTCCCAAGTGCTCGGCTCCTATTGACCGCGACTTTATCGTGTGTCCTATCTGCAACACGCAGGTACGCAATGTGTGTCCAACCTGCCACCGTCCGCTCAATGCGGATTGGAAGGTCTGCCCGTATTGCCGTACGCGCATTCAGTAA
- a CDS encoding Mur ligase family protein, which translates to MSYHVPFEINDYTYGEAVAALQATKKFGIQPLLESVVDMLSELGNPDACFKSVQIAGTNGKTSTSRYTAAFLHEEGLKTALYTSPELVNFTERMEVEGVPVTEAVFGHGISAAVTAGRRVNNARAAAGKRPYDITEFDLLTVAALTVFAEADIDVAVLECGMGGRWDATSAAQNIVSVAVTGIGLDHTRILGDTLEKIAGEKAAIIKRGRTCVLGVGTATPASVEEVFLSRAAEEGVAPTLLRAADARDVAGEMQEGIVQRHANLPLATFAVTKRPARLGFPLELTLTTPRAVYADLAALKPGYQAANIALALCVAEDFLGRPLNADKAYTAAISCPTPGRFQLLRPDPLVLIDAAHNPQSVATFLSAIRAFEPDVHRRPKLLTAVLADKDVRGIANLLAKEFPAVIVTQTASKRALPAEELAEIYRELGAQVESVFPTVGAAVRALKHESYVACGTITLAGEVTALVGDFA; encoded by the coding sequence ATGTCGTATCATGTGCCGTTTGAGATAAACGACTACACCTATGGTGAAGCCGTAGCCGCACTTCAGGCTACCAAGAAATTCGGCATCCAGCCTTTACTTGAATCCGTTGTGGACATGCTGTCTGAACTGGGAAATCCTGACGCGTGCTTCAAGAGTGTGCAGATTGCGGGTACTAACGGCAAGACTTCGACGTCTCGCTACACGGCGGCGTTTTTGCACGAAGAAGGTCTTAAGACAGCGCTCTATACCTCTCCTGAGCTGGTGAATTTTACCGAACGCATGGAGGTAGAGGGCGTCCCTGTGACAGAAGCGGTGTTTGGGCATGGCATTTCGGCGGCCGTTACCGCAGGCAGACGCGTGAATAACGCGCGCGCCGCTGCGGGTAAACGCCCCTATGACATTACCGAGTTTGACCTGCTGACGGTAGCCGCACTTACGGTTTTCGCAGAAGCCGATATTGATGTTGCGGTGTTGGAATGCGGCATGGGCGGCCGTTGGGACGCTACATCGGCGGCGCAAAACATCGTCTCCGTAGCCGTTACCGGTATAGGACTTGATCACACACGCATTCTAGGCGATACGCTTGAAAAAATCGCAGGCGAGAAGGCCGCTATCATCAAACGCGGACGCACCTGCGTGCTTGGCGTTGGAACGGCGACACCTGCCAGTGTTGAAGAGGTCTTTCTTTCCCGCGCCGCTGAAGAGGGCGTAGCGCCGACGCTGCTTCGCGCGGCCGACGCCCGCGATGTGGCAGGGGAGATGCAGGAAGGTATTGTGCAACGGCATGCCAACCTTCCGCTTGCAACCTTTGCCGTCACCAAGCGCCCCGCGCGCCTGGGCTTTCCGCTTGAACTGACGCTGACAACGCCTCGTGCTGTTTATGCGGATCTCGCGGCACTTAAGCCCGGCTATCAAGCGGCAAACATCGCGCTGGCTCTCTGTGTGGCCGAAGATTTTCTCGGTCGGCCACTCAACGCGGACAAGGCGTATACCGCTGCAATCAGCTGTCCTACGCCCGGCCGCTTTCAGCTGCTGCGTCCAGATCCACTAGTACTTATTGACGCGGCGCATAACCCGCAGTCGGTAGCAACGTTCCTCTCGGCTATTCGCGCTTTTGAGCCCGATGTGCATCGACGTCCTAAACTTTTGACGGCTGTCTTGGCCGATAAGGATGTTCGCGGTATCGCCAATCTTCTAGCCAAGGAGTTTCCCGCCGTGATAGTGACGCAAACGGCGTCAAAGCGCGCACTTCCGGCCGAAGAGCTCGCGGAGATATATAGAGAGCTTGGAGCGCAGGTGGAGTCCGTCTTTCCTACGGTAGGCGCCGCCGTGCGCGCTCTTAAGCATGAGTCATATGTGGCTTGCGGCACCATTACACTGGCGGGAGAAGTGACAGCGCTTGTGGGGGATTTTGCCTGA
- the folE gene encoding GTP cyclohydrolase I FolE, giving the protein MEGTDNTAEFAPLDQARVRAAVKEFLVAIGEDPEREGLLETPDRVARACAELFSGMQEDPVAHLRKQFHEEGNHEMVIVRDIPFSSMCEHHILPFVGKAHVCYIPKRGRITGLSKIARCVMGYSRRLQVQERLCGQVADAMMSELDPLGVLVVMEAEHTCMTMRGVRSAGALTLTSAVRGIFKDNEKTRAEAMRLLGL; this is encoded by the coding sequence ATAGAAGGAACCGACAACACTGCGGAGTTTGCCCCTCTTGACCAGGCGCGTGTTCGCGCCGCGGTCAAGGAGTTTCTCGTGGCTATTGGCGAGGATCCCGAGCGCGAAGGACTTCTCGAGACACCCGACAGGGTCGCCCGCGCGTGCGCGGAGCTCTTCAGCGGTATGCAGGAAGATCCTGTCGCTCATTTGCGCAAGCAATTCCACGAAGAGGGCAACCACGAGATGGTAATCGTTCGCGATATCCCATTTTCCTCTATGTGCGAACATCATATTTTACCGTTTGTTGGCAAGGCGCACGTTTGCTACATCCCTAAAAGAGGGCGCATTACAGGACTTTCAAAAATTGCCCGCTGCGTGATGGGGTATTCTCGCCGTCTGCAGGTGCAGGAGCGTCTTTGCGGTCAGGTGGCCGACGCTATGATGAGCGAGCTTGACCCGTTGGGCGTGCTGGTGGTAATGGAAGCTGAACACACCTGTATGACTATGCGTGGTGTCAGAAGCGCCGGCGCGCTGACGCTCACTTCGGCGGTCAGAGGTATTTTCAAGGATAACGAGAAGACCCGCGCTGAAGCTATGCGTCTTTTGGGTCTGTAG
- a CDS encoding bifunctional 5,10-methylenetetrahydrofolate dehydrogenase/5,10-methenyltetrahydrofolate cyclohydrolase, producing MAEKLRGAPVAAALTEALSIRAAVLADRGVTPTLAILRLGERADDLAYERAALKRAEKIGIAVRQIVLSRNASQHDVDETIRDISSDPHIHACLPLRPFPKTIDEAGAFALLSPSKDVDCATDAMLLATLTGRPDALAPCTAEAVIAILDYYGIEITGARVAVVGRSNVIGRPIAALLTARDATVTVCHSRTVDVSAITREAEVLVVAAGQAHMIGANHVSSGQTVIDVGINWDEKSQRLVGDVDTEAIKDIVAAYTPVPGGVGSVTTAILAKHVIEAAERAAEEAARAARVAHGTAERTEASWRKR from the coding sequence ATGGCTGAAAAATTGCGAGGCGCTCCGGTTGCTGCGGCGCTTACGGAGGCGCTCTCCATCCGGGCTGCCGTACTGGCCGATAGAGGTGTGACACCTACGCTTGCCATCCTTCGTCTTGGCGAGCGTGCCGACGATCTTGCCTATGAGCGGGCAGCCCTCAAACGTGCCGAGAAGATCGGCATCGCCGTGAGACAGATAGTGCTTTCACGCAATGCGTCGCAGCACGACGTTGACGAGACGATCCGTGATATTTCCTCGGACCCGCATATTCACGCCTGCCTGCCCCTGCGACCGTTTCCAAAAACGATTGACGAGGCAGGTGCTTTCGCACTCCTTTCTCCGAGCAAAGACGTTGACTGCGCTACCGATGCCATGCTGCTTGCCACGCTTACCGGAAGACCTGATGCGCTGGCGCCCTGCACGGCCGAGGCGGTTATCGCCATACTTGACTATTACGGTATTGAGATTACCGGCGCTCGTGTTGCGGTTGTAGGCCGCTCAAACGTCATTGGCCGTCCCATAGCGGCGCTTTTGACTGCGCGTGACGCTACTGTGACGGTGTGTCATAGCCGCACCGTTGATGTGTCGGCCATTACCCGCGAAGCGGAAGTGCTCGTGGTGGCCGCAGGCCAAGCTCACATGATCGGTGCTAACCACGTTTCTTCCGGTCAGACAGTCATTGACGTAGGTATCAACTGGGATGAAAAATCGCAAAGACTTGTCGGCGATGTTGATACGGAGGCAATCAAAGATATTGTGGCTGCCTATACGCCTGTTCCTGGTGGCGTCGGCAGCGTGACCACCGCTATTCTCGCCAAACACGTCATTGAAGCCGCGGAAAGAGCTGCGGAGGAAGCGGCGAGAGCGGCGAGAGTCGCGCATGGGACAGCGGAAAGGACGGAAGCCTCGTGGCGGAAACGATAG
- a CDS encoding cyclodeaminase/cyclohydrolase family protein, whose product MNFTRYTCEEYACHLAAREPIPGGGGAAAYTGALGIALAAMAGAFALGKPRYAAYEKDLTSHIARAERLRKELLELVNEDSRQFLLVSDAFAIPKDNPSRSACIEEALIAAAKPPLRVMEVICETIALLEEMQVKGSRLLLSDVGCGAALSRGALEAASHTVFVNTRSMQDRVYAASVNERAKALMDEWIPRAEALSRHVSAHLQGEEA is encoded by the coding sequence GTGAATTTTACAAGGTATACCTGTGAAGAGTATGCATGTCACCTTGCTGCTCGGGAGCCCATTCCCGGAGGCGGCGGAGCGGCCGCATACACCGGTGCCTTAGGGATAGCCTTGGCGGCCATGGCGGGTGCTTTTGCATTGGGTAAGCCTCGCTATGCCGCCTATGAAAAAGATCTCACGTCTCATATCGCCCGCGCCGAGCGCCTCCGCAAAGAACTTCTTGAACTGGTTAATGAGGATTCTCGACAGTTTCTTTTGGTATCCGATGCGTTTGCCATTCCCAAGGACAACCCTTCTCGTTCGGCGTGTATTGAAGAGGCACTTATCGCTGCGGCAAAACCGCCCCTGAGAGTAATGGAAGTCATTTGCGAGACCATTGCGCTCCTTGAAGAGATGCAGGTCAAAGGTTCACGGCTTTTGCTCTCTGACGTAGGTTGCGGTGCGGCGCTTTCTCGCGGTGCCCTTGAGGCGGCCTCTCATACCGTCTTTGTCAACACACGCTCAATGCAAGATCGCGTATATGCCGCATCTGTTAACGAGCGAGCAAAAGCGCTTATGGATGAGTGGATTCCGCGAGCGGAAGCTCTTTCTCGCCACGTGAGTGCGCATCTGCAAGGGGAGGAAGCATAA
- a CDS encoding formate--tetrahydrofolate ligase, translating to MPQYKSDIEIAQETPMLPIVDVARRAGIREDLLEPYGRYKAKVNSRLLADTPERGKLILVTAINPTPAGEGKTTTSVGLADALNQAGHKAMLALREPSLGPVFGVKGGAAGGGYAQVVPMEDINLHFTGDFHAISAANNLCAAMLDNHIKQGNELGIDPRRVVWKRCVDMNDRQLRHVVDGLGGVADGMPREDGFDITVASEVMAVFCLASGISDLKERLSKMIVAYTFDRRPVTAHDIHAEGAMTALLKDALLPNLVQTLEHTPALVHGGPFANIAHGCNSVEATQTALRLADYVVTEAGFGADLGAEKFLDIKCREANLAPNAVVLVATVRALKYNGGVARADLEAENLAALEAGLPNLLRHVDNLQEVYGLPVVVAINAFPTDTSAELALIEKSCKEHGVSVALSEVWGKGGKGGLALAEEVLRLCEKPVELRYAYDLHESLAQKVEAIATRIYHADGADFTPAAAKQIKQLEELGFGELPVCMAKTQYSFSDDQTKLGAPEHFRITVRDVRVSAGAGFVVCLTGNIMTMPGLPKKPAAENIDVREDGRIVGLF from the coding sequence ATGCCGCAGTACAAGTCTGATATCGAGATCGCTCAAGAGACACCTATGCTTCCCATTGTTGACGTGGCGAGAAGAGCTGGCATCCGTGAGGATCTTCTTGAGCCGTATGGTCGCTACAAGGCAAAGGTCAATTCTCGCCTCCTTGCCGATACTCCTGAGCGCGGCAAGCTTATCCTGGTGACCGCTATCAACCCGACGCCGGCGGGGGAAGGCAAGACTACCACGTCGGTTGGTCTGGCGGATGCACTCAATCAAGCGGGACACAAGGCAATGCTGGCGCTTCGTGAACCCTCGCTTGGGCCTGTCTTTGGCGTCAAGGGGGGAGCTGCGGGAGGCGGGTATGCGCAGGTTGTTCCTATGGAGGATATCAATCTACACTTCACGGGTGATTTTCATGCGATAAGTGCTGCGAATAACCTTTGCGCCGCGATGCTTGATAACCATATCAAGCAAGGCAATGAGCTTGGGATTGATCCACGGCGCGTGGTATGGAAGCGCTGCGTTGACATGAACGACCGTCAGCTTCGCCATGTGGTAGACGGTTTGGGTGGCGTTGCGGATGGTATGCCCCGCGAGGATGGCTTTGATATCACGGTTGCCTCTGAGGTTATGGCGGTGTTCTGTCTTGCATCAGGTATTTCTGACTTGAAAGAACGCCTGAGTAAGATGATTGTTGCCTATACCTTTGACAGGCGCCCGGTGACAGCTCACGATATCCATGCTGAAGGCGCCATGACCGCGCTTTTGAAAGACGCGCTGCTGCCTAATTTGGTGCAGACGCTTGAACATACGCCGGCGCTCGTGCACGGAGGACCCTTCGCCAACATTGCTCACGGATGCAACTCTGTGGAGGCGACTCAAACAGCATTGCGCCTGGCGGATTATGTGGTTACCGAGGCGGGCTTTGGGGCCGATTTGGGCGCCGAGAAGTTTCTTGATATCAAGTGCCGTGAGGCGAATCTCGCCCCGAATGCGGTGGTGTTGGTGGCTACGGTGCGCGCCCTCAAATACAACGGCGGCGTCGCTCGGGCAGATTTGGAAGCCGAGAACCTCGCCGCGCTTGAAGCTGGTCTTCCGAACCTGCTCCGTCACGTTGATAACCTTCAGGAGGTCTATGGACTGCCTGTCGTGGTGGCTATCAACGCGTTTCCTACAGATACCTCAGCTGAACTGGCACTTATTGAAAAATCGTGCAAAGAGCACGGTGTGAGCGTGGCGCTTTCCGAGGTTTGGGGAAAAGGTGGCAAAGGGGGCCTGGCGCTGGCAGAAGAAGTGCTTCGCCTGTGCGAGAAGCCCGTTGAGCTTCGGTACGCCTATGACTTGCATGAGAGCCTTGCGCAGAAAGTTGAGGCTATTGCCACGAGAATCTATCATGCCGATGGCGCCGACTTTACGCCCGCGGCGGCAAAACAGATAAAGCAGCTTGAGGAGCTGGGCTTTGGGGAACTTCCCGTCTGCATGGCAAAGACGCAGTATTCCTTTAGTGACGACCAGACCAAACTTGGCGCGCCCGAACATTTCCGCATTACCGTGCGAGATGTGCGCGTCTCCGCTGGTGCGGGTTTTGTGGTGTGTCTTACCGGCAACATCATGACCATGCCGGGTCTGCCCAAGAAACCGGCAGCGGAAAATATTGACGTACGCGAAGACGGACGAATTGTGGGTCTGTTCTGA